The proteins below come from a single Streptomyces sp. M92 genomic window:
- a CDS encoding GNAT family N-acetyltransferase, producing MDVLFRPARASEAEPLSELALRSKAHWGYDAGFLEACRQELTVRADEVARRRALVADAGGRVLGFTTLEGEPPVGVLGMMFVEPRVIGRGVGRRLFAHTVAAGRDLGFARLTIDADPNAEPFYRAMGAVRVGQVPSGSIAGRVLPRLALAIERRAA from the coding sequence ATGGACGTGCTGTTCAGGCCCGCGAGGGCCTCGGAGGCGGAGCCGCTCAGCGAGCTGGCACTGCGGTCCAAGGCGCACTGGGGTTACGACGCCGGGTTCCTGGAAGCGTGCCGCCAGGAGCTGACCGTGCGTGCGGACGAGGTCGCACGCCGACGGGCCCTGGTGGCCGACGCGGGCGGCCGGGTCCTGGGTTTCACGACGCTCGAGGGAGAGCCGCCCGTGGGGGTGCTCGGCATGATGTTCGTCGAGCCGCGGGTGATTGGCCGGGGAGTCGGCCGCCGACTGTTCGCGCACACCGTCGCCGCCGGACGGGACCTGGGCTTCGCCCGGCTCACCATCGACGCGGACCCGAACGCCGAGCCCTTCTACCGTGCGATGGGCGCGGTGCGCGTGGGGCAGGTCCCCTCGGGTTCCATCGCCGGCCGGGTGCTGCCGCGACTGGCGCTCGCCATCGAGCGCCGGGCGGCCTGA